A genomic region of Trifolium pratense cultivar HEN17-A07 linkage group LG3, ARS_RC_1.1, whole genome shotgun sequence contains the following coding sequences:
- the LOC123919061 gene encoding uncharacterized protein LOC123919061, whose translation MEPAKIDWKNLEWNFTVDELYEHLNAPKFVDFLSLNHNNNNNNDDDEAWFCKPDCNHPKTAEDFLRSPSPFKARSPFYLSENLPSGDQNRRDGKIKRRVPPLSSSSPQDDKFRFNLDMENQNPNLVTPQFKSMKSLIKSSEEKKKLVDETLQDNNKAVPSLKSTLSAKNLFLRRPILNQITEFCNELKRLALRAREREDAENLNPIESKEEVVVHEKTPPVKALAERKPLLEMGKAERSEGMCIKGKLNIKKRPDEAENMPITLDLENVRQKRENGLQQIRTNPPSPQCFSAGLIKTNPSKGSKSRLMERGILEEVVQNKEVAKDGPAQNSKSVTIIDGRETKALDMFWFFKPCTTMSS comes from the exons ATGGAACCCGCGAAAATTGATTGGAAGAATCTAGAATGGAACTTCACTGTTGATGAACTCTACGAACACCTCAACGCACCCAAGTTTGTTGACTTCTTGTCCCTcaatcacaacaacaacaacaacaatgatgatgatgaagctTGGTTTTGCAAACCTG atTGCAACCATCCTAAAACAGCAGAGGATTTTCTCAGATCACCAAGTCCGTTCAAG GCTAGAAGTCCATTTTATTTATCAGAGAATCTTCCAAGTGGTGACCAAAATAGAAG AGATGGGAAGATCAAGAGGAGGGTTCCACCCCTTTCATCATCTTCTCCCCAAGATGATAAATTCAGATTCAACCTAGATATGGAAAACCAAAACCCGAATTTGGTTACTCCTCAATTCAAGTCGATGAAGTCTTTGATCAAGTCAagtgaagagaagaagaagcTAGTTGATGAGACATTGCAGGACAATAATAAGGCGGTACCTTCATTGAAATCAACTCTTTCCGCGAAGAACTTGTTTTTGAGACGGCCTATTTTGAATCAAATCACAGAATTCTGCAATGAATTGAAGAGATTGGCATTAAGAGCTAGGGAAAGAGAAGATGCTGAAAATTTGAATCCAATAGAGAGTAAAGAAGAGGTTGTTGTGCATGAGAAGACCCCGCCGGTTAAAGCTTTGGCAGAAAGGAAACCACTGCTTGAAATGGGCAAGGCTGAAAGATCGGAGGGGATGTGTATTAAAGGGAAGCTAAACATAAAGAA AAGACCCGATGAGGCAGAAAACATGCCTATAACTCTTGACTTGGAGAATGTAAGACAAAAGAGGGAAAATGGCTTACAACAAATTCGGACAAACCCTCCTTCTCCTCAGTGCTTCTCTGCTGGACTCATCAAAACTAACCCTTCAAAGGGTTCCAAATCCCGGTTAATG GAAAGAGGAATACTTGAAGAAGTTGTGCAAAACAAGGAAGTTGCAAAGGACGGACCAGCACAAAACAGCAAAAGTGTTACTATAATTGATGGAAGAGAAACAAAAGCTTTGGACATGTTTTGGTTCTTCAAGCCTTGCACAACAATGTCAAGCTAA